tcactatgtagctctaactgtcctggaactcactctgtacactagACTGGGGTTGAATTtaatagagatctgcctgcctctgcctcccaagtgctgggcttaaaggtgtgccccTCCATGTCTGCTAAAATTTGAGTCCTTCAAAATGGAGGCGCTAAAGAACAAAAGCGTTCCTAGTAAATAAACATTGCAAGGTGCTCACTTGAGTGAGCTTGTATGAGTGACATCTGTCCTGTTTGCCTTCTCAGAACAAAGCTTTTGCAAACCTTGCCTCTCTGTAAGAATGTGTTTGATCAAGTGCTTTAGGAAAGAGAGCTTTGTGGGGAAGACCCGGGTTTCCTAGGGGCTTTGAAGAAAAGGAGGACTATGAGAACCAGAAAAGCAGAGGTTGTTGAGTgcaatgaaaattttcatttaaacttgaATACCAcctggaaaatggagaaataaattcTAAATGACAACCATAGctatgttttgtttaaaaaagggGATTCTGAGAACATGTAAATTGGCTCATGGGACACAGTGGATACTAACTAAACATTTGTACAATTTTACCGAGGGACAGGAAGATGACAGATGCAGGGAAAGAAGGCGCTTGAGCCCTGGGCACATAGAAGTAGTCTTGTGAGCATCGATGGGGAGCCAGCAGATAGGTTGACTTTTTGCACTCGGTGAGGGGAATGTGGTCCTACCTTGTGGCATTGATACAAGCTGTGGAAAGGATGCAGACATCCTAGCGGCTTTCTGGGGGTAACCAGTGAGGGAAACACAAAAGCCTGAACTTTTGCCTTACCTAAAGAAAATTTAATGCCCAACTAGAAGCTGGAGATGGAAGTGAACTTAGTTACACCTGGGTGTCAGTTTGCCTACTTAAGGATGTTTAggccactttttctttttttgttttttttcatggaaaaatgtttattttgaaattattttaatttagaaatagaaaacctcttaggaggaggaaaggaaaaaaacccacaaagtatATGGCAACTTTTTACTTCATGAGCTTCTCACACCCTCATTTGTTCACTAGTTCCCACGAAGAGAAAGCACTCAGCCACCCACAATAATGTTATTAATAGGGATATGGATCAGtttcacaaagaagccaatgaatCCTATGATAGCAAATCCCATGGTTGTGGCCATGGCAATCTTCTGGAATCCTTTTCTATCCAGTTTGGTGCATCTTTCAGCCAGCTGAATTGAGTCCTTGATGAACCGCCAACTTGGCTCAACAAACTGTATTACCTGGTCCATGACTGATTGTGGGATGTCGATTTCAGAAGATAGAGACATGTAGCTTAGAACTTAGACCACTTTTtctaattaaagttaaaaaaaaatgagttaactTGAAAACAAATCTTGCtgtctgcacatgcacacatcactAGATAATTGATACTGAGACCAGGCTGAcatagaactcagagagatcctcctgcctctgcctctcaagttcgagattataggcatgtgccaccatatcagGCCCACATTGAACAGTCCTTATTTGGTAAATAAGGTGATAGCTTTTACATTGCCATACTTAATATGTCACGATCCTTTGCTCATATTCACCCCCAccactcttttcttcttctgctgGCCCCCAACCTGCTTCTGCTTGTGTTATTCTTGTGTATCTTCTTGTTtgtgttgctgtaataaaacactgtggccccCAAGTTACTTGTGTGGTGTTCttcttgtggcttgctcagttggcttttttttttttttatatatcaaCTAGCCCACTTGCCTAGAGACTTGTCACCCACAGTGTAATGGACCCTCCGGTATCAATCAGCAATCAAGTCATACAGATATAACCAcagtcaaggacagcctggtctacaaagtgagttctaggacagccagaaatacacagtgagacctggtctcaaaaccaACAACTGGGAcgggagagatgcctcagtgctcttcactggctgctcttccagaggtcctgagttcaattccaagcaaccacatggaggctcacggccatctgtaatgagatctggtgtcctcttctggtctgcaggaaTACATGTAGgcataacactgtatacataataaataaataattaaaaaaaaaaaggcagccccAGTTAAGTGGGACTGCTGACACAGCtgtgcctgtattcccagcacttgggaggcagaggcaggggaatcccaagtttgagactagcctgggctttAAAGTGGCCAATATAGGTTACAcatactctgtctcaaagaagcctaataagtaaataaaaatgaaataattttgattaAATAGCTGGAGGGTATATCTCAGTGTAGAGCACTTGGCTAATGTGGTGAGACTctagtttaatttccagcaccaaATAAATCTGTTGATTGATACATTAAGTAAACTctatcatatatattatagttcGTTTTTGATATTGCTCATGCTATGGATTTTGACTGAGGTAGAGTATTAACATTTACATTATACATACTAACTAAATCATTGCTCCAAAAATCCCCTTTGCTACATGTTTGCCCTTCCCTACATTAACTGAACCTTTGGACACTACTGACTTTTTAACTATTATCCTCATcgttttttttatctttttagcaTGTCATATAATTGCAGCCAAATAGTATGTAGCTCTTTAGACTGACTTGTTTCATTTAGTAATGTGCAATTCAGGTtatttccatccatccatccatccctctctccctccctccatccctctaaTCCAGACtagaactcctgattcttctacCTCATTTTTTCATGGCATGTACCACTACCCCAACCTCCTAATTTCTTTTGATCactgagtaatatttcattatGTGATTAtactacattttgtttatccTTTCACCTTTGAAGGGCATTGTTTAGTATGCTTTCTATTGGTGTGATACATTATTCCAGAAGCAACTTGGgcagaaaggggtttatttcatcttagagTTAGCAGTCCATTATGAaaagggagtcagggcaggaactccaggcaggTACCTGGAGTCAGGGACTGAAAGAAAAGCCTtggaggaaagctgcttactggcttgctccaggaatcttgctcagctttctttctttctctctctctctctctctctctctctctctctctctctctctctctctctctctctcttgagacaggtttctctgtggctttggaggctgtcctggaactagctcttatagaccaggctggtcttgaactcacagagatcagcctgcctctgcctcctgagtgccaggattaaaggcgtgtaccactaccaccttcagtttgctttcttatacaacccaggatgacTTACCAAGGGGATACTGCCTGTAGTGGGTTagaccctcccatatcaatcataaATCAAGGAAATGTCCCATATAGATATGCTCAAGCATTATCTGACTGAAgaattcctcaactgagattccttcCCAGGTATATCTAGGTTTCTGTCAAGTTGGTAAGAACTTGCCAACACAGTGACACTTTGTCAGCTTAACACACAGTTACAATCACTATTAGGTTAtaacctttcttttctgttttcatcctTCAAGACCTCATGTTATATTACACATTATTATAATGTGATATTAATATCACATTATAATACACCGTCCAACTTATAAAAatcttcaagtctttgaaaattCCATTACTTGAAAGTTCAGTCTCAGGATCTATAGAGTtgtcttagcagttaagagcatgtactgttcttcCAAAAGATCCAAGTTCCTATACCAGCATTCGTAACAGGGAGCTCATacctacctataactccagctccagagaatctaacacctctagcctctgcaggcatctgcacTCCTGTTCAGATACCCCcagacagacacataattaaaaataaatatttaaaaagattcattcactgaccgggcgttggtggcgcacgcctttaatcccaacactcaggaagcagaggcaggcggatctctgtgagttcgaggccagcctggtctccagagcgagtgccaggataggctccaaagcaacacagagaaaccctgtctcgaaaaaccaaaaccaaaccaaaccaaaacaaacaaacaaaaagattcattCACTTTAGAATATCTAGTATCTCTGGAAAAATCCAAACTCTCTACTGTTagcttctgtaaaataaaaaaaaaataaggtacatATTTCTTATTCCAGGAGGAAAGAACcagatgaaaataaaaccaaacccaaCAGTGTTAAGTAACTCAGTCATGGTTTTCTGAGCTCCAGAAGACTTGGGTAGCCCCACCTCTTCAGGTACACATCCACAGCGTGTATACAGCTTGTCCTACAGACTCAGGGGAACTTCACTTCATGCTTGCTGCCCTTGGGGAATCCTCCCACAGACCTGACATCTCCAATATGCTGGAGTCTCTACTGCAGCTGAGGGTGCTCCTTTTTCGGTAGCCTCTTGTAGGttctcttcagggactctgacCCAGCCACAGGGGTCTAAGCCTCAGCTTTTCTCCATTACCCCTTCAATCCTGAGGTCTTCACTATAGCTAAGGCTACATCTTCACCAACCACCTGGTAGcttctcacagtgccaagcctcagcttcttCATGACCTCTGGGTCTTGACTGCAATTGAGGCTGCAGCTTCACCTTTCCTGGCCTTTTCCAACATGAGGCCTCAgctgctccctgtgacccatTCATACCTTCATAACCAGTACCACATGTGAGACTCTTACACATCATTATGTTTGGCTGCCAGCTTGAGATGCAGCTTTGGTCCCCTCTGTACCATAGCTTCTATATGCCAACTCTTCAGAAACTTTGAAGATTTTACCTCAATGATACTAGTTTCTTATTAATCACATCGATCTTTCAGCCCTAGTAATTGTCCCAGGAAAGCCAAGAGTTCATGACATTCGATAGTGCCAGTCTCTTGTtgatcacagctgattctttagCTGACCAGAAACtacatattctttattttaaaatatttgcatcatATCCCTGACAGAGTCTGCTTCTCTCTGAAACTTCATTAACCAGGCATTTCTTCCAACAATCTTCCAAACTTATAGCCCATTAAACTTTGAccactcaatggcttttcctgCCTGGAGGTCCAAGCACTTCTATAAGCCTTCCAAATCAACATGaccaggtctgtcacagcaatgcccAATGATCCTGGTACcaattttctgttttagtttgctttctgctgctgtgataatcACCAtgccaaaagcaactcagggaagaaACGGCTTATTTCATATTATAGCTTATGATCCAGCATGAAGAGCAGTCAAGGTAGATATTCCAGCAGGAACTGGGGCAGAGAACATGGAGGATTAGCTGCTTATTGTCTTGTTCTCCATGGGACAGGACCACCTGCCCGGGGGTCACCACCCACAGTAGTCCAGGTCCTTCCACATAATCATTCATGAAGGAAAGACTCCAAAGACATACCCACAGGATAATACAAcggaggcagttcctcaattgGAATTCTCTTCCCAGATACAGGTAGATTTGTGTTAAGTGATGAAAACTAACCAGAGCCTGCATATTGCTCTCTTCCAAATCTGAGCAGTTATTACTGAAGCTTATAAATACCCATGTACATATTTTTATGTGGACAAAGTTCTGTTGGCAAGGTTGCTGTGATGAGTATATGCTAAATTTTCAGAAATAGCTAAAGTGGTTTCCAAAGTGTTTACACCATTTTGCTTTTTCACTAGCAGTGAATTGAGATTCCCTGTTGCTTCTCACAAGCATTTGTTTGGCCATTTCAGTGGATGTATAGTAATAGGTTACTGTTTAATTGATAACTCTATAGTGGCATAGGAtcatagtgttttattttgtgagtatCTAACCAAgaagtttcttcatttgtttgtgtatatgttttttttgagacaggaccttgctgtgtagcctcggctgacctgaaacttgatTTGTAGCCTGGGTCATCCTCAAACACACTGTCCTTCTGCCCAGCattcccacgtgctgggattctaagtgtgtgctaccatactcAGCTTCTTTAGtctatttaaaaatgttgtttgttgccaggcgttggtggtgcacgcctttaatcccagcactcgggaggcagaggcaggcggatctatgtgagaccagcctggttggtctacaagagctagttctaggacagcctccaaagccacagagaaaccctgtcttgaaaatccaaaaaaaaaaaaaaaaaaaaaaagtttgtttaatATTGAGTTTCAAGAgtcatgtttatattttcatatcaGTCCTTTTTCAAATAGgtgttttcatgtattttctgCTAGTCTGtggtttctccttccttttctcgatagtttttttttttttttcctttttctcaaagcaggtaatttttgtttttgtttttttgtgggagtttgggtttttaagacagggtctcactatgtagctctgcttgtagaccaggctggccttgaactcactgagatccacctgcctctgcctccctaagtgctgggattaaaggaatggacCATTATTGGAGGCTTACAAAACAGAAGTTTTAAACTTTAATGAAGTCTACCTAGTTGATGTTGGTGGTGTTTCCCTCAGTTTTCTTCCCTCAGTTATCTTTGCTACActaactgaacctggagctcacagattggCTAGGCTGCTAGCCAGAGAGGTCCCCGTCCCCTGCCAAGAttcttctgtttccacctcttCACACTGGGAAACAGACATATGCCCATGTGCCTAGTTCTACATGATACTAAGGATCTGAAgttgggttctcatgcttgcataacaAGCACTTTGCCCATTAAGCCGTCTCCCTAGCTGGCTCATGCTTTTTGGATCTAACATGTCATTAGCTAAACCTGAGATCACCTATCAGGTTTTCCCCCTGATATTTTCTAGGAGTTTTGTAGGtcttgttttccatttatttttgtgaAGAGCAAATTTATATCTAAGTTCACTGCTTTGCATGTTCCAGTATCATTTGTTGGCATGACCTTTTCTGCATTGCTCTCAGTCCAGGTGCCCAGCCTGCCCAGTGAAAGTCGTCTTTGTGTGATGTAGGACAgttgattttcattttgctttcgtTTATTGaaacagttctggctatcctggaacttgctttgtagacctcgttagccttgaactcacagatccacctatttctgcctcctgagttctgggattaggcGTCACTGCCTTCCTGGCTTCCTTTTATTTTGCTatagttatatttaatttttcaactccaatttctgggtttttttaaattaatttattccttatgtgtatgtgcctgcttgtctgtatgtataACACATTTGTGCAGTACCCACAAAGGCAAGAATTGGACATCAGATGTTCTGAAACTGGAGATAGAGACCCTTGTGAGCCATGtgattgtgggtgctgggatagaacccaggtactctgcaagagcagctagtgctcttaatagttgagctatttctccagtcctCAATTTAAAAGCAGAACAGAACTAATACCTATCACTGTGGCAATGCTCTTCATGTCAGTAAAGAAATCTATTCAAACAGCTTTAACTGTGGAAAAGCCTAACCTGTTTTGTTACCCTACTCTTGCGTTTTTTTTTGTAAacgatgtgtgtgtgtacctttgcCATCTGAGTTTAGAGTGGGATGTGGGCTGTGCTTTTCGGTTAGGAATGGACagcaggggggtggggtgggcaccTGCCTCTAGCTGATTGCCTTTTTTAAGGTGCCTTTTTTCTTCTCTGCAGGATTGGCTTTATCTTTGTGGTCAATGACTCGGAAGATGTTGATGGCTTGCAAGATGCTGGAGTCGCTGTTCTGAGAGCATATAATTATGTTGTCCAAGAAGTGGATGGTTATCACGCCTTCCAGACTCTCACACACGTATGTTTTTGTTCAAAATGGCAAATACTTTTTAACTTATTCTAAAACAGTTTTATAAAGTAAATTCCTGCATAAACTCTTATGTTTTATGTTTCAGGGTTCCTTATACTTTATTAAGTCATGAATATAATAGAGTGCAGTGTTTATTTAATGTTTAGAATTTATTATTGAGGGGCATATGTGTGCTCCTGTACATGTATGGAGGTCCAGAGAATGACCTTCTGagtgggttctttccttctaccgtAGGATCTGGGGATCAAGCTTGGTTGTCAGGCTTGTTAAGCCATAGTGCTGACCATTAGAATCAGTTCTGACTAGTGCTTTAGAGCATCAGGAGTCTAACTAGTGCATTAGAGCATTGCACACTTTGATTATGTGAAATTATCAGTTAATGCCTTTGGCCAATGtaatgttctcttttttttttttttttttttttaagtcagtctttttttcttttgagactatCTCATGGTTCCTTTCCaccttcttttcttctcatcccctcttttttcttttttttgttaaagACAGTTTTATATAGCTAGGGCTAGCCTTGAACAAACTgtgtagttgaagatgaccttgcATTCTTGATTTTCCTGCatttacctccccagtgctagtgTGTTAGATATGCAGCACCACACctggttgctttttctttcttctgagataatgtccaggctagcctatattatatatagtccaggctagcctaaaactctgGCTCTacttccctctgctccccaggggctTGTTCATtcaggcatgttccaccacaccTGACTACCGATACTTCTTAAAGCATTTTTGCCTCCTGCATTTGGTATCTGATGTGCTTATGAGCTGATAGAGTCATTTCCAGAagtctttagtcctagcactcaggtgcATGGgcatctctgaattcaagaccagcctgatctacatagcaagttccaagctagccaggcCTTCATGACAATACTCTGTCCTtaaaaaagtaaggaagaaagaaagaaaaaaaaagaaagacaaatcttCACTTCTTAAGCAGAGGTGTCTTATGAGAAATATTGAAATGATAGTGTTGCTAAGAAGTTCCAGtttgctttttaagaaaaatagtcTTATTTTTCTAATGTATTTGGTGATTTCATCTCATTTGAAATTTGGATTTAAAAGTGTAGTTGGctacctatttttctttctttagatctATAACAAGGTGAGGACTGGAGAAAAAGTGAAAGTTGAGCATGTGGTCAGTATCTTGGAGAAGAAATACCCATATGTCGAAGTGAATAGCATTCTGGGGATTGATTCTGCTTATGATCAGAACCGGAAGGTAACACATTCTTTAGAACTTACTTCCTTGGTATTTTAACTTGACTGCAGCATTGGACTATCCTTGGATTGGATGGTGTCTGTAGTGGGGTGTTGTTAAAGTGCCCGGTACTTAGCATGTCAGAATGCAGATGGACCACTTTTTAGtaccccctctcccccctcttaaagacagaatcttactgtgcagcccttggctggccttgagctcttgGAGAGTGTCTGTCTCTACCctatggtgctgggattaaaggcatgttgcTACCACTCCTGGCCTCGCTTGTCAGTCTTTGAAAAGTGATTCCATTTCAGAAAatagtacttttttttaaaacttgcatgtgaatttttaaattgGGAAACAATTACTTTTTTGTAATATAATAGTAGTACTTGTATGAAGTATGTTCTGGATAAAACCTATTGGAAGCATAGAACCTGGAGGAGGTGTATGGCACAATATGTATAATTTGACTTAACATCGTTGTTCAGGCTCCAGACGTGTCCATTTTAAGAAATATGTTAActagctgggtgtggcagtgcacctctttaatcccagcactctgaagtcagaggcaagtggatctctgagtttgagaccaccctggtctacagagcaaattccaggatagccagggctacacagagaaaccctgtctgaaaaaaaaacaaagaaaaaaaaaaaaaaaggaaaaccgtGTAataaccagagccagtgaaattGCTTATTAGTACAGATGCTTACTCTACAAGCCTGGTGGGCTGAGTTTGAGCCTCCAAACTCATGTGAAGGTGAGAGAGGGGTGACATAGGACCAAGTACTTTGCGACCAGTCcatacatatttacatacccacatccaaaacaacatttatttttacattttgagaaTATTAGAAAATACTTGCTatactttggtttttaaaaagtgctaTCAAAGTTAATAGTTATAACTTAGTAAACAAGGTCTTGTGGCTTTGAAACAACTGTAAGAATGTAAGAACCAGTTCCCTTTTGCAACCCATCTTCATATGGAAAGATGTGCAAAGAATCCCTTTGCCTGTTGATGGCAGTTGACTCCTTGAGTCAGGTTGGAGTGGGCTCCCAGCCTGGGCCAGAAACTGCAGCGCAGGGAGCCAACAAATCTGTCTCTGGCAATTCTCCCAAGTGGTTTTGCTTCTCCATTGAGCAGCCTGGCTAGGAGCTGGACGCCAAGCACCTCAGGTCTCCTCTGAAGAAAGCTGGAGCAGCTGAGCTGGACTCTGAAATCTTCCTTATCTTCCTCTGTTGCTGCCTGTAGCCATTAAGACTCTGCAGCCCCTGAATGtccaaatttaaagaaatgtctgCTTGACTTAATTTGAGTGTGcaaataaagtgaaagaaaaaataggaCTAATCAGGGAAGAGTTGTAAATCTGGCTGAAGAAGGGAAAGAGCCCTCCCTGAGCCTGAAGAGGAAAAGTTGCTCAAAGTTCACAGTCAGGCCTACAAGTCTCTTGCCTCTGCAGAggtgaagaaactaaagaagcaAGTTTCTTTGTGCCCCCAGCTGCTGCAGTGACCTTTGCAGCTACTTGCTGCTTCCCTGCTTAACTCAGCTAGCCCATTCTGCTTAGCTACCACTGTGTTGTTAACAGTTCTCTGGGGCTCTTTTGTCCTTTGGGCTTGAGCCTGCTGCTGGCTGTCAGTAAGCCCTGTACTGGGGTAGTGGACGGTCTGCTCCCACCAATTGCAGAAAGTTTTATTGTATAATGATGAGCATTGTATACAtgatgctgttttttgtttgtttatttgtttgtttttcaaggcagggtttctctgtgtaacagttctgactgtcctggaacttgctctgtagaccaggcaggcttcaaactcactgagatcacctgcctctgcctctgcctcccaagtgctgggattaagggcatgtgccactgccaccTAGCACATGATGCAGTTTTAAAAGCCTAGAGAACTGCCCACacataagacaaacatatacacattcCCTAGTATGTAAAGTTTCTATTTCTTAAAGTTCACCAATTTAATTTCACATTTACCAAGCAAGATAATAACTATGATACCACtttcttaaaaattaacttacaaaTTGTCTGGTTTCCATActgcttaaaaaagaaagaaatatctgtaGTCATTTCTTTTgctatattttgttatttttttaaagagttatttatttgtgtgttatatttgtgaatatatatgcTACACTTGTATGGCGGAGCCATGAGAACTGCCTTTACAGGTagttagctaccatgtgggtgctgggaacagaacccaggggCTCTGCAGGAGTCAcagtgctcttaatgactgagtcACCACTCTAGCccttcttttgaattttgttatttttaattatttttatctgttatTATTGTGTTCATACATATGGATGTCAGACAAAAACTTTTTAGAGTctgttacatgggttctggagaccaaatcaggttgccaggcttacacagcaagtgtctttacctactAAGTCATTTTGCTAGCTctgttaactttttatttttaatttaaacagaaaTGTAAGACACTATGTTttgttctatgtgtgtgtgagggcgaacatgtgctttctttttgtcctttgttttctagGATGCGAGAGGTTACTATGAGCAGACTGGTGTTGGACCCCTGCCTGTTGTCTTGTTCAATGGCATGCCCTTTGAAAAGGAACAGTTAGATCCTGATGAGTTGGAAACCATTACAATGCACAAGATCTTGGAGACCACCTCCTTCTTCCAAAGGGCGGTATATTTGGTGAGTGGTATTTTCAACTTTGAGAGCAAATGGTTTATACTTGGTAGCTTCTGTAGTAGGCAGTACAATTCTGTATTATGCTGGGCATGATGACACATGGCTTTAGTCTCAGTTCTCAGgaggaggcaagtggatctctgtgaactccaggccagccagggctacagagtgagatcacgtctcaaaaagcaaaacaaataaccaaaaaaaaaaaaaaaaaaatactattttctacAGGCCACTAGTAATTGGTTTGCAGATTCTCAGAAAGTCTTAGTCGAAGAAAAATACCCTTAAACACTGAAATAACAAGTCCTGTTGGTTTTAGGattaatgtttacttttaaaaattataggaaTTTCTAAGAgacattttgttctgtttataaGGAATTTTGACTTTGGAAAGATGCTTTACTTTTATGTAAATACTACTTAATAGTTGTGCAGTGGTAATTCACACAGTATAAAACTCAACTTTTTATtggctttcatttcatttattcatttacttgcagtgctgggagtggaactcagggcctcatgcacacCAGCTTAGTTAAACCTAACGCTGATCTACACCCCAAGCTCTACACTTAATGTCTTCAAATGTGTGCGTCCGTGGTTCTGAGTACATACACAGCTGTACAGCCATCACGTCCAGTTTCAGATGACATCATCAGTGCTGGAAGAGTTGGAGTCATAACCCATTTTGTCCTTCTCATAGCCTCTGGCAGCTGACTTTCTATTGGTGGACTTGACTCTTCTGAACATCCCTGTAGATAGAATTCCAGGGGTCCTGGTGCTCCCATGGTGCTATGATCTTCCTTCACATTCCAGTCCTCTTATTGTGTGATGGCTCTTTCTCCAAACCTGAGTTAATGTGTTAGCAAAAACTAAGGCTTACCATGCATCAGCTTATGTTTGGTGTGATCTGAGAGGGCCACTGTGAATATCAAGAATATCAGTGCTTCTGCCACTGTCAAGAGGTTACTTCCTGGGTTCCAGGGACTGGATTGTAATCACAATACAGTTTGTGATACATGTTTGtgatcccttttttttttttgctggggaTGCAGTCATTTTGTATATATCCAAATAGGGCTTTTGTGTTAGGCTAAGGTGGCCTCCAGTTGCCAATCTCCAGCCTTAGTGGTCTGAGTACCACTAgacctgcttttttgttttgttttgagaccaagTTTCCATGTGTACCCCTGACTGTCGAAGAACTGgcaatctcctgcctctgccgtCAGAAAGTaataggattataggtgtgtgccaccagctgTGTTTCTTAACTCTGATCTTCAATTGGtccttttatgtatttgatatatttttattgatattatttatttGGTACTAATGAGTTTTGTAGCCatgatttcttttagttctttg
The Cricetulus griseus strain 17A/GY chromosome 1 unlocalized genomic scaffold, alternate assembly CriGri-PICRH-1.0 chr1_1, whole genome shotgun sequence genome window above contains:
- the LOC118239045 gene encoding protein transport protein Sec61 subunit gamma-like, with product MDQVIQFVEPSWRFIKDSIQLAERCTKLDRKGFQKIAMATTMGFAIIGFIGFFVKLIHIPINNIIVGG